The sequence CGGCAATGTCACTAACTCTGCTCAAGTCTGTCTACCATTTCCCCTCCCTGTCTTGTAGCCCTTCTATCATGTTTTTCAAATGTCTTTGGCTTGCCCTGTGGTGGAAGAACTGGGTATTCTTATCCCCTGCTTTGAGCCACAATGATCTAGAGCGCTGCCTCCAGTACATCTCTTCATGGTGCAGCAGAGTATTAATCTCCCTTCTCAACTCGGTGATGTGGTGTAGGTTCTGCCCATATCCATTCTCAACCAATTCCTCCAGCTTCTGCTTCTTTTCATTAAGCCTGTGCTGTGTGTTACCAAAAACTACTCAACTCCAAGCCACTAGGTCTAATCggcatttcttaattttctcaaaaagatGGTTCATGGGGCTGCTCGAGGGTAGAGATTGGGTCCATGAGGTTCGGATCACTTGCTCACATTCTGGGTTAGACGCCCACTTCTCTTCAAACCTGTGGAGTTTATGTCGACGTCGAGGAGTAGGAGCAGAGACCGGTGTTGTATCCAATAGGACCGGATCATGATCAAAATATGTGGTTGTCAAATGAAACACCTTCGCCCTCGGGTGCAACTCTGACCAAGTGACCGTTGCACACACTCTATCCAATCTCTCCTCCATAAATGCTTCCTCATCTCGCCCATTCCACCAAGAATACCTGTATCCATTATACCCAAGATCAATCAGTCCACAAAATAGTAGGGTACGTCGAAATTCTAGCATGGGAGGCAATGGCTTTGGCTGTCCACCATTTTTCTCCTCTGAGCTCAAAATCTCGTTAAAATCTCCCAAGCACACCCATGGAAGAGTTGACTGACTACATAAGTGACGAAGAAGCCTCCATGTCTCTGGTTTCTGTTGTTCATCGGAATAGTTGTAAATACCTATTAGCCTCCATGGTTGGCCAGAGGGAGGGAGAACCTGTGCATCAATGTGGTGTGGGGAGTAGGTGTTTGTATCAACGACCACGCCGGTTTTCCATAGCAATGCTAGACCTCCTTGTCTTCCTTCACTAGACACCGCTAGCATAGATTGAAAGCCCAGCTCAATCTCTATTGGTTCCATCTCTCaaactttcagttttgtttctataagaaacaaaattgtGGGAGCTTTGCTTCTCACCAATTCAGCAAGAACGTCAACTGGCTAGcggttcccaagcccccggcAGTTCCACTCTATGATGATCATTGTGACCGGCGGGGCTATTGCACATTTTTACAAAggctgatgtg comes from Castanea sativa cultivar Marrone di Chiusa Pesio chromosome 3, ASM4071231v1 and encodes:
- the LOC142628537 gene encoding uncharacterized protein LOC142628537; translated protein: MEPIEIELGFQSMLAVSSEGRQGGLALLWKTGVVVDTNTYSPHHIDAQVLPPSGQPWRLIGIYNYSDEQQKPETWRLLRHLCSQSTLPWVCLGDFNEILSSEEKNGGQPKPLPPMLEFRRTLLFCGLIDLGYNGYRYSWWNGRDEEAFMEERLDRVCATVTWSELHPRAKVFHLTTTYFDHDPVLLDTTPVSAPTPRRRHKLHRFEEKWASNPECEQHRLNEKKQKLEELVENGYGQNLHHITELRREINTLLHHEEMYWRQRSRSLWLKAGDKNTQFFHHRASQRHLKNMIEGLQDREGKW